Genomic segment of Dermacentor albipictus isolate Rhodes 1998 colony chromosome 5, USDA_Dalb.pri_finalv2, whole genome shotgun sequence:
GTTTTTTCCGCTCACTTTCCAGCTTGATGGTACCACCCTTGTGCGTGCACGAGGTGAGACGACCTACGTATAGCCCCTGCAATTGATTGCGCCGTGAATGTCGCCGCGGTTCGCGCCGTGAATGTCGCCGCGAACCAAACGGGCCCACCCGCTCCCTCTATCTGCCCATCTATCCACGGTTTCGCATGTGGTGTGCACGTCCCGCGGAACGATGTCGTCGCAGTGCGTGACGAGAGGTAAGAGTGAGAGAGGAAGAGGGAGAAGGTGACCGCGACAGAGGAAGAGGCGCTACTTTTGCGAATCGAGAGGAATCACGGTTCCGGCCCTACGAGAGGCGGCGGCGCACTGCAGAAGAGCACGTGCCTCTTTAAGGCAATGCTACAGTGAAATACTAAATCGGCTTAGACTGTCAAAATATTCCTTAAAAATTCTATTCCGTTTAATTCCGAGTTAAGAGTTTATTTACAAGAAGACGAAATGAaggccaaacttttttttttccatattttgTCTTCTTCAAGTTCGCGCTGAAGCCCCGTCACCGGTGCGTCAATGTAAGGTTACAAATTTTAATGCATTTACTCGCATATGGGCCCTTTTGGCGCAGCAAACATTCTCTAAACTTGCTAAATTTACTCTCTGGTTTGTTTCAGCATACAATATAATCCTTTTAGTTATCAAAACGGTTAACTAACAGTCGAACCGACGCCAtcgaaattcatgacgtcacggtgagttGGCGCGGGAACTTCAAGGTGCCATCGCCACGTGTTTTTCGCTTTTGGGTcatttctggcttaccaagcgtcctCTGCCGGTAACCTTAGCTTTTCTAGCATTGCAGAAGCGTAATTTGCTTACACAGCTAAACTTAATTTCGTCTTTAGTATTCCTTTGATACCccagctcgaaaaaaaaaacccttctCTTTACAATGTAGGACCACTTTATAGCCCGCCTTAATCGCTAGTCAGGAAATAATACCATCCACTAATaaaatatttcattcattcattcattcattcattcattcattcattcattcattcattcattcattcattcattcattcattcattcattcattcattcactgatGTCCGGCGCAGTTCCCTGGGCTGGCGCCACGGCCTGCAGGCAGCGACGGGCCTGCTGTCCCTCAACTTCGTGCTGGGCGCCTTCTACCGGTCGGCGTCCCTGTACCACCCGCACCGGCGCGCCATCGTGCACTTGAAGAACCAGCGGCGCAAGATCAAGGAGAAGCAGCCGTGCGCGGAGAAGCCGCCCTTCTTCGACTTCTCCGTGCTTCGCACCCGAACGCTCAGGGTCGTCATGGTGACCTCCGCTCTTGCCGCGGCCGGACTGTACACGCCGTTCTTCTGTCTCGTACGTATACACACCAAACGCATGCACTccatttctttaaaaataaattatggggttttacgtgccaaaaccacattctgattatgaggcacaccgtagtggaggactttgtagtcacccgtcgctacgcgcacctcctcggccaatcgaacagccctgattacCTTTAATTACCTGAttaatttacaactccgtattccgcccgagcttccacgatgcgactgcacccttctagttcgtctatggtttggagtagcattttcaaatgcgtactcctttcttatcggaatgtccaacagcccactttgcgacttctgcgggtgcaatgaaacaatcgcgcaccttctttgtgagtgctctcgattcaacccgcaaagagcagtcctctcagccaccctagacaaactggacaagcgcccactgacagaaaacaagatccttggatactggcctacgcgaacatcagcgcgatcggctatgaaggcgctgctgcggtattacAAGACACTGACAATGACTGACAGTATTTACAAGACACTGActgattgtgacttcactgtgtgacgcaggattgtacggtgacgcTACATatcactaggaacgcctttgcaggctgcgtgacagggcccacagaaacagtttgtgtgtacgtgcgtgtgtgtgtagttctttttttttattccttctctctctcacctatcgcattccctacagtacagggtagccaaccggagataatctctggttaacctccctgtctttcctttgcctttctctctctctctctctctctctctctctgattgtgaacactgccatgatgcctgaaacactggaacaTATACTGTGCGATTTCCCAGCACATATGCTGGAGCGAAGAACGTTAGGCAGTTTTCTAGCCAGCGTTgccaggcaaccactgtcggaggaaggtATCCTTGACCCATGGTCTgtcactgcaacttcaatgcttGCAACTATAGTGTTGTTGAattttctgcaggacaccaagctcgacgagcggctctagcaaggcaattgtctcatatacataagcgctgaccacttctcttatcatcatcatacatcccagtactttcactccacttctctcttcctcagTACAGAGttgcagactagagcgcactagtcAGGTCGACCTCTCTTTCTTTCATGTAAATAAATTCTATTCCATATTCTAGTTTGTATTCAGACGCCCGTGAACTACTTAGGTCATAGACGAGGATGCCTTGAAGTTTGGCGTCGACAAGCAACTGAACGGCACGAAACCAAGTGCTTGAATTTTGGCATCAACGAGTACTGACAGTGACGCAAGAACAACGCGTCGTGTCATTAGACGATGCTTCGCAAAAAATTTATTCGCATATGGTGTGGTATCTGCGTCGTTGTTTTAAATATAGACTATTATTTAAAGACATGCGATGGAAATACACTACATTCCTGACCCCGCACCTCACGCGAGTGGTACATACCATAACAAGGTCACGCACTGGGATGCTCACACCGAGCAACTACAATGTAAAGTTACCTGCATAGTTGGAATCATGAGAAAGTTCCAGCATTTATTGCCTGTAAAAGCAAAGCTTATGTTGTACCACGCGCTATATGAATACCAATTCAAATACTGCTTCTTGGTGTGGGGCAGTACAATAGAGAGAAACACCATGATTCTCTCAGTTATGTAGAAAAATGCGCTCGGAGGAATTACTTCCGTGCCTCACAGAACACATTCTGAGCCACTGTTTACCACCTATCGCATCCTGCGTTTATCCCACATGTACCTTTACCGTCTTTTACACTTACACAAATTATGGACTCAACGCGGCGTATTATTCTCATCCGAAGTTGCTCACCTCCGCACAAACATTCAATACTACCCTATACACGACACCATGAATATTGATCTAAGTCTCGCCCACGTACGAACCACAGTTTTCAAACTTCAAAATATACTTTCCCTTCTTTACTAAACAAGCTTGGTTGATTTTACACCTCAATCCGTGAAATTTCAGTTTGTGCATTGCCCTGCCACTATTTCTCTCTAATTTGAATTAAAGGTCTGCAATGCGGTGTTATTGTGTTTGTTGTATGTTTCATTTTAGGCTACACTGCGTGTTCTTTGTTTTGAGTCTTCCTCGTAAATAATGTTGGTCTGTGCCGTTTATGTTTTTGTGCGTACAGGTGTACCGATGTATACAAGGGGGAAGTGATTACCACCAAGCGGAAACTTAGCTGATTTTTTTCCCTTCTCAGCGATGTACCTATGCATGTCTGGAATAAAGACGCTCAGACAAAGAAAGTTCAATAATCTCGCGATTTCGCTACTCTGCCTAGAATTACTGTGATCAATGTGGTGATCGCACCAGGAGTTATCTATGAGCCCCTTTAGGGTACGATGGTGTATGGTTTGGCTTTAAAGCCATTTCGTTGATTCACTGAGCACCGTGACCCGAAAACTTTTGCTCGTTCGGGTACCTGAGCTCGAGTGACGGCATTTAACGTGGCGAGATGGAGAGAGAGCCAAGTTATTAACAAACCTACAGTAAACAATGAAACCCAAATCAGGATAGCGAATCCAGAAGCTCGTTCTTAATGTATAGGTTATTTAAATAGCGTGATACATTCGAACAGCCTCGTGCGCTAAATCGCTCTACTTAAGGAAAATCAAGCAAACGTTTTTCGACATCCGTCAACGAAACTTTCGCTGTTTTAAATTCGCAATTGAAATCTTATTTTGGtctggcagcggatgctgcacagtgaagtgctggcggaccaactcagggctgtccagagggcccgtgtgacggcagaggggctcggcctctctgtaccgacgtgggagcggcccgcatcagtcccagactgatcctttaggacctaaataaagttattcataccataccataccgccGTTATCTGTCACCCGATTCCTTCGTGTCTTTTCTGTTTTCCGTCATTGACAGGTTCCGCTGAGCGCAGCCGAGGGCGTCCAAGGAGCGTGGGCGTTGCAGGCCCTCCTGGGCCTCGCAACCGCGGGCGGGACCGGCGTGGccggactgctgctgctgcggcgcccGACGCATTGCGCGCTCAGCCGGCGCTGCCTGTGCCAGCTGTCGCTGCTGGGCGCCGGCCTGGCCATGCTGGCGCTCGGGGCGCTGAACGGCTTCGCCGGCTACGCGCTGTTCGCGGCCGTCTACGGCGCCAGCGCCGGCGGGGTGGCCTACGCGCTGCGCATGCTCGTCTTCGAGCGGCTGAGGGCCAGGCACTTTGGCCGCGCCTGGGGATTCGTCCAGTGGGCCCAGTGCCTGCCGGTCTTAGTAGGGGTGCCCGTCACAGGTACGCGCCCGCTCTTCGCGCGATATACAATTTTACACCTGAAATTGACATTTCTCGGCCGAAATGTGATGACGCCTATAAGTGAAAAAAGATAATCGTAAAATGCATTATACAGTAGAAAATAGGAGTGCCGATACCACTGCGTGGTGTATACGCAGTAGGCATAACCGCAGTACGTGTCGACAAGCCATACTGATACGGTAGAACTTGCACAATAAATAAACCAATCACTTTTCGCTCCCTGgactcagtgaagttagaagCGGTGACAAAGTGCACCGTAACATTTGTACACCGTGATTAGTACGCATGTGAAGGATGTGCCATTACTCATGATGACACGTTGTCTAACTGGCGGTGTTTTGGGTTACGTTTGAGAACTGCTCCAAGAAAGGATTGTTCTTGCGCTTGCCATGACGTATGGCGCAGGCAGTGAATCAACTTCATGTAAGCCAAGTTTGGTAAACAGTGGTATCTGTATGGCTATCAAACGGTGAAACTGTAAAAGCAGCCGCAGCTTTTTTGTGAAGTGCCCCAAGTTTTTTTAAGATCTGACGCAGTGTTTTCCTTTGCGTCGCAATCTGGCGGTACACACAGCGTCACGTCTCGGTCGACGCCCACTATAAAAGCTgcgcactgagagagagagagagaaagaaagagacggCAATGAGAAGAATGGCAGGGGGGTCAACGAGACGAGCGTCCGATGATCTCTTGTACCCCCTAGAGCTGCCAATCCACGCAAAACTGTGCAACGATGCCGCATCCTTGTTTTCTATACATCGATCGAAGAAAAATCGCAGAAATATCTTGTGCTTGTTGCTTTTCGCCTTCTCCTTGTGCTTAATTTTATCGTTCCGGCCTCTttgaacttctttttctgtactgTACACCTAAGAATTCAgtacgagtgagtgagtgaaaactttattgagcttTAGTAATTGTTTTTCTGCGGCTAGGGCGGATTCTTCAGGGGAGTCTTCCTCCTTGTGTCTTCCCCGAAGGTCTTCACACGCTGCATCTTCCGTCCTCTCTCGCAATGATCAGcttccctcagtccagggctccgctggcttctACTGTCCGTCGTGCACGCCGCACTAGACCTATAGCTGGGCCTCGCAGCGGTCGCTAGACAGCAGTTCCTCCCATTGTTCCACCAGGTTGCGACGCAAaggaaaacactgtgccaaatcTTCAAAAAACTTGGGACACTTCAGAAAAAAGCTTCGCGTGCTTTTACAGTTTCACCGTTTGATGGCCACACAGATACCACTGTATACCAAACTTTACTCATTGTATGATGTATCAAGTTGACTCATTTTGTGACTATATACACCATGGAAAGCGCAAAAAACAATCCTTTGCTTGGAGCAGTTGTGTTAGACAACGTGTCATCATGAGTAATGGCATATCCCTCACATATGTAATAATTACGGTGCTCAATTGTTACGATACACTTTGTCATCGCTTCTAAACTCACCGAGTCCTGGAAACGTAAAagtgattgatttatttattgggCAATTTCTACCATATAAGTATTGCTTGTCGACACGTGTTGTGGTTATGCCTACTGCGCACGTACCGCGCAGTTACAGAGGCATGCCAACAAACTGACGTAGTCCCAATCAAGAATTCAGTACGACCTCTGCGCCCGCAAAACCACAGTGCATCTTCTCTCTGCCTCCACGCTACTAAGCACAGTTCCCAAGGCACCGTTTTAATGGAGAGTTTCAGCTCTGTTTATCCCGGGTTGGTGGTGTCATCTTGTGGCGTAGGGTTTAACCAGGAAGAGCACGTAGTTGTAGTATAGAACCATATTCTATATATTTGTCTGCTGGTGTAGAGAGTTGACAGACCCGTAATCGCCCACGTCCAGTCGTTCTTTAGTTTTCTTTCTACAAGAACACACGtgtaacgtgaaaaaaaaaacatttataaggCATTGTGGTTGGACAAAGCATTACGAtatgtcgctaccagcgttgcTGCGCCGCCGTCTATGTTTACAGTAACAGGGTATTCCGTGATGAGTAATACAAgataataacaaaaagaaagttattgGCTGGCACATCTCCACAGCCTCATTAACTTGGAGAGCAGTGTATTTGCCGCTCAATTGTAAATGTATAACCGAATATAGTTTATTACCGGTCTCGTGTACTACTGCTCTCACAACATTGGTTAGCTCGAAAGCAGCACACCTTTTTAGCGTTCGCACATTACTGCCGTCAGTCGACCCTGGATACGCTACTACTGAGTTAGAGCGTCAGCTTCGAAAGCGAGCGTTCACTGGTCCAAAatacttggaggacgcttaagcttcacctttaagagagGATTAAGAGAAGGCGTAGGGTAGACAACGCGGGTAGACAAAGAGAAGGCATGTGAAAATCTTGTCACAGCTACGTACGTGTGTGAGAGACCTTATATCTGCATACGTAACGGACTTCCCTGCCTGTTGCCGCCGGATGGCGggctctctttctctcctcttACGCTATATGTATCCATTCGCTCGACCCCCTTTTCGTCTGACGGGTAGCTAACCAAAACTGCTTCTGGTAGACCTCCTACCTGCTTTTCCATACATCTTTCCTTCATCTTTCTATGTCCTCTCCTATCGCAGGTTACATCAACAAGTCGAGGCAGGATCCGAAAGCGGGCTTTTATTTCTCGGCAGCGTGCACTTTCGCCGGGGCCACGAGTCTCTTCTTCCTGCCGGACGGCCGGAGAGAGTCGACTCGTTGCATCCACGCTCCTCACCAGCACAAGCTGCCGCCCCACCACTACCACAATCACAACCACTCGCTCGATGCCCCGTGCTGCGAGTGCCAGTGTCCGCAGCACCGACACCCGAGTGCTAGTGAGACCCCGAACAAGGGTAGCTTCGAGCAcgcggacaacgccgacgccgacgccgtaGTGATCAGGACGCCCTGCGCCTGCAGCCGCAGGTCTCTGCTGTCATATCAGAGGAGCACGTCGTGGTCCACTTCGATGGAGTACCTGGACCAGCCTCCGGGCCTGGGCGGTGTGTTTGCGCCGGACGCAGACTGCCTCGACGACGAGCTGGCCGAGATTGTGCGACGGCCGGAGCTGCTGCAGTTTATCGCTGACGAGCGACTAGTGGTAGACGTTAGCGCCCGCTGCGCGTCGTGTGGTGGTGTGGTGGCTGGACCACTGTGCGACTGCGCCCCATCAACCAGAGACAGAGCCGTggtgtcgcctaaaaaggcgcaCGCCTCGCGATGCGTCCACGAACCGCTGGTGTTCCGCTCAACCATGGCTCCTATTGAAGAAGTGACCAGCACCGTATAATCTAATAACGTACAGAAAGCGTAATGCCAGTGAATACATCTTTCGTGGGTCGACACTGCGGTTCATTAAAGTGTCGTGATCATTTCCATGCAGCTCGGGAACTAAGGCCATAGAGTCGTCGTCAAGGTTGAAGGGATGCAGGTTCCGATTTTCAGCCCAGCGTTAGCTTGCAGCTAATGAGACAGCACAATGAGTTCATTGCGTATGCACCAGCACATGTATGAAAGGAGAAATCAGAAAAAGCCCCGAAAAGGCGTTCATCCCGGGTTCGAtccccggaccaggacaaatttttcttcaactgcaaaacTTTAACAAAAAAAGTCCGCCTCACTTCGAACCTGTGAAAGGGGATGtaaagcgaagctgttgccgacgttaggcAAACACGTAGATGACGTCACACAACCACCACGCCCACAAGCGGCGTACGTCACGCGCGCACGAACGTGTGCGCGAGTGCGGCTACATCCTCATTTTTCAAGGCCCTCCACGAAGCGCAAGTACATTAATCAAGAAAATGAATCTGTAAAAGTTAATTGCACCAGGGAATTCGTTAAGttcgacttacacacaacctgcggACATGACAGCgacggattgtaattcgaatatacgaggaaacataattctgttacgcgcaaGCTCAAACACAAAGCCGTCCAGCTGCCGTTTGTTTTTGGGTGAGCACcccacgaaaaatcccgaccaactagaggccaacagcttcgctgtaaaacttatATGCGTTTTCTTCATAGGTTAGCGTtacagtcgggtggatgacaattctcCCTTTCAGGAACCTCATCTCCACTTTGCGTGTTTCCGCAGAGCGGCAGTAAACCTGAAATGCCGACTGCGTGCCCACGCTCATAAAATATTGAGCTGTCTGgcagattccccccccccccccctgtttaaATTTTGCCACCGACTTTACAGGCAGAGAAGATAAACGCTCAGCTTCGTCCGCGTTGCGTGCATGTCCCGCGTTGTGCCGAATCAAGCCGGTCTTGACCTCTTTTCTACTTAAAGCGGCCTTCTACGGCGCTGTTCACCACCGCTTGGACTTCGCTTCTTCGGTGAAAGGAGTGAAATTTAATGATTCCCACTCACGAAGTTGTACAGCTATCAACCCCGACCGGTCCTAGTTCGCTCCAGAAAGCCCACTTACTGTGCCGTCATGTGTTCTTTTTCACTCAAGATGGGGTGATTGCCGGGGTTGATGTACGGATCGCTGTGGTCTCTGCTGTTGTG
This window contains:
- the LOC135909265 gene encoding monocarboxylate transporter 13-like; the encoded protein is MATETGSPTPVASSSGLRATTPPAIFAPSDEIQADVEEEAVDEGNGGASGRQQQQLKTKQQQQGRSDSFGRPERPSSRSDPPRQLSSAEQRIAAAIRQHYYPEGGWGWVVCVCVCLVNALSWGMQLNYGVMHAAAVQQFGEEHASEAPWLGSASLASSLFVSPVVVAWCRRKSVRLTAIVGGLVAALGCLFSSFASQLHQGLLSQGLVLGLGLGMARDAGSLVLGQYFKRRRHCAEVAACAGTGLGAAAVAAFLHSALGSLGWRHGLQAATGLLSLNFVLGAFYRSASLYHPHRRAIVHLKNQRRKIKEKQPCAEKPPFFDFSVLRTRTLRVVMVTSALAAAGLYTPFFCLVPLSAAEGVQGAWALQALLGLATAGGTGVAGLLLLRRPTHCALSRRCLCQLSLLGAGLAMLALGALNGFAGYALFAAVYGASAGGVAYALRMLVFERLRARHFGRAWGFVQWAQCLPVLVGVPVTGYINKSRQDPKAGFYFSAACTFAGATSLFFLPDGRRESTRCIHAPHQHKLPPHHYHNHNHSLDAPCCECQCPQHRHPSASETPNKGSFEHADNADADAVVIRTPCACSRRSLLSYQRSTSWSTSMEYLDQPPGLGGVFAPDADCLDDELAEIVRRPELLQFIADERLVVDVSARCASCGGVVAGPLCDCAPSTRDRAVVSPKKAHASRCVHEPLVFRSTMAPIEEVTSTV